The following proteins are encoded in a genomic region of Spirosoma sp. SC4-14:
- a CDS encoding porin family protein, translating to MKNSVSTLFAAVMLTATVYVAGSSDALAQGRVRAGIKGGLNASSLYYDSQGVSNKNERIGFHVGVFAQAPIGEFFAIQPELLYTTKGASADYNVLGFNGTNTFKLNYAELPVLATFKLGQAVELQAGPYVSYLLNSNINSNGDFGSGSTSINRDNFNKVDYGVAGGLNVYFGKAFIGARYAQGLQNIANSGAAKTVLGNAKNGVGLLSVGVSFN from the coding sequence ATGAAAAACTCAGTAAGTACTTTATTTGCGGCCGTTATGCTGACGGCTACTGTTTATGTGGCCGGTTCGAGCGATGCATTGGCTCAGGGCCGCGTCCGTGCCGGTATAAAAGGCGGTCTTAACGCCAGTTCGCTGTATTATGACAGCCAGGGGGTAAGCAACAAAAACGAACGCATAGGTTTCCATGTTGGTGTTTTTGCGCAGGCACCAATCGGCGAATTTTTTGCCATACAACCTGAGTTGCTCTACACCACCAAGGGAGCCTCGGCCGACTATAATGTGCTGGGCTTTAATGGAACCAACACTTTTAAGCTAAACTATGCTGAGTTGCCTGTGCTGGCAACGTTTAAACTGGGGCAGGCCGTTGAGCTACAGGCAGGGCCGTATGTATCGTATCTGCTCAATTCGAACATCAACTCAAATGGCGATTTTGGCAGCGGTAGCACCTCTATCAACCGCGACAACTTCAACAAAGTTGACTATGGGGTTGCCGGTGGCCTGAATGTATATTTTGGAAAAGCCTTTATCGGAGCCCGTTACGCACAGGGCTTACAAAATATTGCGAACAGTGGAGCGGCTAAGACAGTACTTGGCAATGCTAAAAATGGAGTTGGCCTGCTGTCGGTAGGAGTAAGTTTTAA
- a CDS encoding PAS domain-containing protein encodes MGKNQFTRVAMISGSLSELPFSDILDFLPDGVVCHEAVRDETGTIIDFRLIYYNKAFESFAPLPYTRELGQYMLGDNPGQEKTLGPIMQQYKQVIETGKPASIIYQDPNLKKIISLRARMMGDGVLVTLRDITIQQMASRQLEEQNSLLHGILNTSLNGTVVYEAVRNDEGTLVDFKFRLFNQTAREQILGYIGKDIAEYTLRSVYPDTEATGMFNLYAYVTETGEPVRREHLFSDLNLWYDVSIAKLNDGCVVTFIDITQLKRATQRANEQAEFVNKLLDGSLNGLIALDPIRQGDTADVENEPLIDLRITSANRAAALFFKYEQAELIGKRLLHLYPECERMGLWAMFERVLRVREAEQMEAYLQTDTSELWLYVLATPRDGEGLVVSFINITERKKAEQHTQALVQELRKTNANLEQFAYVASHDLQEPLRKVTAFGDMLQAQYSAELGANGADMINRMQSAATRMQILIRDLLAYSRIANTKESFGPVNLNESIADVLNDLEVIIDDKKAEVVAESLPIVYGDAIQLRQLFQNLLSNGLKFTRTSVRPQIQISAELIRGREAIRPDGTHLIPEALFNRGFHRIAVADNGIGFEQQYADQIFQVFQRLHNRSQYSGTGIGLSIVQKVVDNHQGFVYAEGVPGQGATFVILLPIKTL; translated from the coding sequence ATGGGGAAGAATCAGTTCACTCGTGTTGCTATGATTAGCGGTAGTTTATCCGAACTTCCATTTTCTGATATACTCGATTTTTTGCCCGATGGAGTCGTTTGTCACGAAGCGGTTCGTGATGAAACGGGCACTATTATCGATTTTCGGTTAATCTATTACAACAAAGCATTTGAATCGTTTGCTCCGTTGCCCTATACCCGTGAATTAGGGCAATATATGCTGGGCGATAATCCCGGACAGGAAAAAACGCTGGGGCCTATCATGCAGCAATACAAGCAGGTAATAGAAACAGGAAAACCAGCCTCTATTATCTATCAGGATCCCAACCTGAAGAAAATTATAAGCCTGCGCGCCCGCATGATGGGCGATGGGGTGTTAGTGACCCTACGCGACATAACAATTCAGCAGATGGCTTCCCGGCAACTTGAAGAACAAAACAGTCTCTTGCATGGAATTCTGAATACATCGCTGAATGGCACCGTTGTTTATGAAGCCGTCCGGAATGATGAAGGAACCCTTGTAGATTTTAAATTTCGGCTATTTAATCAGACTGCCCGCGAGCAGATTCTGGGATATATCGGGAAAGATATTGCCGAATATACGTTACGTAGCGTTTATCCCGACACGGAGGCAACCGGTATGTTTAACCTCTATGCATACGTAACCGAAACAGGAGAACCGGTGCGCCGGGAACATTTATTTTCTGACCTGAATCTCTGGTACGATGTTTCGATTGCAAAACTCAACGATGGGTGCGTGGTTACTTTTATCGACATCACGCAGCTAAAACGGGCTACCCAACGAGCGAACGAACAGGCCGAATTTGTTAATAAACTACTGGACGGATCGTTAAACGGCCTGATTGCTCTCGACCCCATTCGGCAGGGAGATACTGCCGACGTGGAGAATGAACCGTTGATCGATCTCCGTATTACGTCGGCCAACCGCGCTGCTGCTCTTTTCTTCAAATACGAACAGGCCGAGCTCATTGGCAAAAGACTCCTGCATTTATATCCTGAGTGCGAGCGGATGGGGCTTTGGGCAATGTTCGAACGAGTGTTGCGGGTTCGTGAGGCCGAGCAAATGGAAGCCTACTTACAAACCGATACCAGCGAATTGTGGCTCTATGTGCTGGCTACTCCACGCGATGGCGAAGGGTTGGTCGTGTCATTTATTAATATAACCGAACGAAAAAAAGCAGAGCAGCATACGCAGGCGTTGGTGCAGGAGCTTCGGAAAACGAATGCCAATCTGGAACAGTTTGCCTATGTAGCCAGCCATGACCTTCAGGAACCATTGCGCAAGGTGACAGCCTTTGGCGATATGCTTCAGGCCCAATATTCGGCCGAACTCGGTGCCAATGGAGCCGATATGATTAACCGAATGCAGTCGGCTGCAACCCGAATGCAGATATTGATACGCGATTTACTGGCCTATTCACGCATTGCCAATACGAAAGAATCATTCGGGCCGGTTAATCTGAACGAAAGCATAGCCGATGTGCTCAATGACCTGGAGGTAATTATCGACGATAAAAAAGCCGAAGTCGTAGCAGAGTCACTACCTATCGTATACGGAGATGCCATTCAATTGCGGCAGTTGTTTCAGAACCTGCTCAGTAATGGGTTAAAATTTACGCGGACTTCTGTAAGGCCCCAAATTCAGATCAGTGCCGAACTGATACGAGGCCGGGAGGCAATCCGCCCCGATGGGACTCATTTAATTCCCGAAGCCTTATTCAATCGGGGCTTTCACCGGATTGCGGTAGCCGACAATGGTATTGGTTTCGAACAGCAGTATGCCGATCAGATTTTTCAGGTCTTTCAGCGATTACACAACCGGTCGCAGTATAGTGGTACTGGAATTGGCTTATCTATCGTACAAAAAGTAGTCGACAACCACCAGGGGTTTGTCTATGCAGAAGGGGTGCCAGGGCAGGGAGCAACATTTGTTATTTTGTTACCTATTAAAACGTTATAG
- a CDS encoding response regulator has protein sequence MHRKPTVMTVLIADDDADDRMFLEQAMRQNGYTQAINFVEDGEQLMEYLRQQGRYNEQNAPWPNLLILDLNMPRKNGFQALSEIKDDPELRRLPVVVMTTSSTDEDVIKTYNLGVNSFVTKPFNFNRLVEMIGALKTYWMDTVKLP, from the coding sequence ATGCACCGTAAGCCTACTGTGATGACCGTACTGATTGCTGATGATGATGCTGATGATCGTATGTTTCTAGAACAGGCAATGCGACAGAATGGGTATACACAAGCAATTAACTTTGTTGAAGACGGCGAACAACTGATGGAATATTTGCGGCAGCAGGGGCGTTATAATGAGCAGAATGCCCCCTGGCCCAATCTCCTGATACTGGACTTGAATATGCCGCGAAAAAACGGATTTCAGGCGCTGAGCGAAATAAAAGATGACCCTGAACTGCGTCGGTTGCCAGTGGTCGTTATGACGACCTCATCGACCGATGAGGATGTGATTAAGACGTATAATCTGGGGGTTAATTCATTTGTGACAAAACCCTTTAATTTTAACCGGTTGGTCGAAATGATCGGTGCGCTCAAAACCTATTGGATGGACACCGTTAAGTTACCGTAA
- a CDS encoding PAS domain S-box protein — protein sequence MTAESALDVSVKNDTIRVLLVEDDEDDYMLTRALVSARENANIKLDWVDSYDRALEAVARNEHDVYLVDYRLGHHTGIHLIQEAFRAGCRSPMILLTGQDDLTVDQSALELGAADYLVKGRIDAQLLGRSIRYALRQAIVLAEVAEKENKYRSLFERSIDAIFVADEQLRFQDANPSVERLLGYSRDELRKLNPARLFTDLNFLRELRFNVREHGQIKDFETTLISKSGRKRICLISVWAVEDRAGLPEWYQGIVRDITDQKRAQQDLILAEKLSMTGKIARSIAHEVRNPLTNLSLALEQLKDELDVDNEYVTMFTEIIGRNVDRIGQLITEMLNSSKPRELERKRQDFNSVVKSTLQLISDRIKLKRMRLEVQFAAEDCTALLDREQVKTALLNILVNAVEAMEEGKGVLVVKTTCTDDNRVCVEVADNGGGINEADRKRLFDPFFTGKSGGMGLGLTATQNIINSHKGSIEVESQLGQGTTFRLYFPK from the coding sequence ATGACTGCTGAATCTGCACTCGACGTTTCTGTGAAAAACGATACCATTCGCGTTCTTCTGGTTGAAGACGATGAGGATGATTACATGCTTACCCGTGCGCTGGTATCGGCGCGGGAAAATGCCAATATCAAACTCGACTGGGTAGATAGCTACGACCGTGCCCTCGAAGCGGTGGCCCGAAATGAACACGATGTTTATCTGGTCGATTATCGATTAGGTCATCATACGGGTATTCACCTGATTCAGGAAGCGTTTCGGGCCGGATGCCGGTCGCCAATGATTTTGCTGACCGGACAGGACGACCTGACTGTCGACCAGTCGGCGCTTGAACTGGGAGCCGCCGATTATCTCGTAAAAGGCCGAATCGATGCGCAACTGTTGGGGCGTAGTATTCGTTATGCGCTGCGGCAGGCCATCGTTCTGGCCGAAGTTGCCGAAAAAGAAAATAAATACCGTTCACTATTCGAACGATCTATCGACGCTATTTTTGTAGCCGACGAACAGCTTCGTTTTCAAGATGCAAACCCTTCGGTCGAACGCCTGCTCGGCTATAGCCGTGACGAACTGCGGAAATTAAATCCAGCCCGACTTTTCACTGATCTGAACTTTCTTCGTGAATTACGATTCAACGTTCGCGAACACGGGCAGATCAAAGATTTTGAAACCACACTTATCAGTAAAAGTGGTCGTAAGCGCATTTGTCTGATCTCGGTTTGGGCAGTAGAAGACCGAGCCGGCCTGCCCGAATGGTATCAGGGAATTGTGCGCGACATTACGGACCAGAAACGGGCTCAGCAGGATCTGATCCTGGCCGAAAAACTGAGTATGACGGGTAAAATTGCCCGTAGCATTGCGCACGAAGTTCGGAATCCGCTAACAAACTTAAGTCTGGCTCTGGAGCAACTGAAAGACGAACTCGATGTCGACAACGAGTACGTCACTATGTTTACCGAAATCATTGGCCGCAATGTAGACCGAATTGGCCAACTCATTACGGAGATGCTCAACTCGTCGAAACCGCGTGAACTGGAGCGTAAACGCCAGGATTTCAATTCGGTAGTTAAATCTACGCTGCAACTCATCAGCGACCGGATCAAACTAAAACGAATGCGGCTGGAGGTTCAATTTGCGGCCGAAGACTGTACGGCCTTGCTGGACAGAGAACAGGTGAAAACGGCTCTGTTAAATATTCTGGTCAATGCCGTTGAAGCCATGGAAGAAGGCAAGGGAGTGCTGGTTGTAAAAACAACCTGTACCGACGATAATCGGGTTTGCGTTGAAGTGGCCGATAATGGTGGCGGTATTAACGAGGCCGATCGTAAACGGCTCTTCGATCCGTTCTTTACCGGTAAGTCGGGCGGTATGGGATTAGGGCTGACTGCTACCCAAAATATCATCAATAGCCACAAGGGATCTATTGAAGTGGAGAGTCAATTAGGGCAGGGAACTACTTTCCGTCTTTATTTTCCTAAATGA
- a CDS encoding NUDIX domain-containing protein — MSKQIIEEESRADGKGFLPGLAIDCVIFGFHANQLKILLLEYRNTQLFALPGGFIQERENLNDAAKRVLAERTSLHNIYLEQFYTFGDMARHDPAPLQAIMNGKGFAPERNHWLLGRFVTVGYYALVDFTKAIPIPDPLSDSCAWYDLNNLPPLMLDHSSIVQKALETLRVDLDRKLIGFNLLSETFTMNDLQTLHETILGQALHRSSFQRKMLGLGILERLEKQYSGGAHKAPYLYRFVIDKAV, encoded by the coding sequence ATGAGTAAGCAAATTATTGAAGAAGAAAGCCGAGCGGATGGAAAGGGGTTTCTGCCGGGGTTAGCCATCGACTGTGTCATTTTTGGTTTCCATGCCAATCAGTTAAAGATTCTCTTGCTGGAATACAGAAATACGCAGCTTTTTGCGTTGCCGGGCGGATTTATTCAGGAGCGTGAAAACCTAAACGATGCCGCCAAACGGGTGCTGGCCGAACGAACAAGCTTGCACAACATTTATCTGGAGCAATTTTATACATTCGGCGATATGGCCCGCCACGATCCGGCTCCGCTTCAGGCAATCATGAACGGAAAAGGGTTTGCGCCGGAGCGAAACCACTGGTTGCTTGGTCGGTTTGTTACTGTGGGCTACTATGCGCTGGTCGATTTTACGAAAGCGATTCCCATTCCCGATCCATTATCCGACAGTTGTGCCTGGTATGATCTGAACAACCTGCCACCGCTCATGCTCGATCACAGCAGCATTGTGCAGAAAGCACTGGAAACATTGCGGGTCGATCTCGACCGGAAGTTAATTGGCTTCAATCTGCTTTCGGAGACCTTTACGATGAACGATCTTCAAACACTGCATGAAACCATACTGGGGCAGGCACTGCATCGGTCGAGCTTTCAGCGAAAAATGCTGGGCTTAGGCATACTGGAGCGGCTCGAAAAACAATATAGTGGTGGTGCGCATAAAGCCCCCTATCTATACCGCTTTGTTATAGATAAAGCAGTATAG
- a CDS encoding carboxylesterase family protein has translation MKTYFAMLLAVQFGMTAIAQSNKAPQAKTANGVVEGVVESSGIHAFKGIPFAQPPVGDLRWKEPQPVKNWQGVKETKKFGPRAMQRALFGDMGFRSDGMSEDCLYLNVWTPAKSSKERLPVLVYFYGGGFMAGDGSEPRYDGESMARKGIVTLTVNYRLGLFGFFAHPELTKESPHHASGNYGYLDQSAALRWVRQNIEAFGGDPKKVTIAGESAGSVSVSAQMVSPLSKDLIAGAIGESGSLLGTLPPAPLADGEKNGAEFAASVGAKSLAELRAMPADKLLEETAKVAFGRFSATVDGYFFPKPPAQLFAAGEQAHVPLLVGWNSEEMNYRAVLGPEKPTTENYAKAVQKLYGDRADEVLKLYPAKTDDDVIQAATDLASDRFIGYSTWKWADMQSKTGAKPVYRYLYSRPRPAMTPEMGNAAPGLAGGVVKNSDAPKAPPARGAVHSAEIEYAMGNLSTNKVYAWTPDDYKVSEVMQNYFANFIKTGNPNGPGLPKWEPIKQGGTVPVMHIDVNTRQEPEHSRARYLFLDPLYNKQ, from the coding sequence ATGAAAACTTATTTTGCTATGTTGCTGGCTGTTCAGTTTGGAATGACAGCAATTGCACAATCGAACAAAGCACCTCAGGCCAAAACCGCGAATGGCGTGGTAGAGGGCGTTGTTGAATCCAGCGGAATTCATGCTTTCAAAGGAATTCCATTTGCTCAGCCTCCAGTCGGCGATCTGCGCTGGAAAGAGCCTCAGCCGGTGAAGAACTGGCAGGGCGTTAAAGAAACTAAAAAGTTTGGTCCTCGTGCCATGCAGCGAGCGCTGTTTGGCGATATGGGTTTCCGGTCCGACGGTATGAGTGAAGATTGCCTGTACCTGAATGTCTGGACACCAGCCAAATCATCGAAAGAGCGCTTGCCCGTACTGGTTTATTTCTACGGTGGTGGCTTTATGGCGGGCGACGGATCAGAACCTCGCTACGATGGTGAAAGTATGGCCCGCAAAGGAATTGTTACCCTTACGGTCAATTATCGGTTGGGGTTGTTCGGGTTCTTTGCGCACCCGGAGCTAACGAAAGAGTCGCCCCATCATGCATCGGGCAATTATGGCTATCTGGACCAGAGCGCAGCTTTGCGTTGGGTACGGCAGAATATTGAAGCTTTTGGTGGCGACCCGAAAAAAGTAACGATAGCGGGCGAATCGGCCGGGTCGGTTTCGGTAAGTGCCCAAATGGTATCGCCGTTGTCGAAAGACCTGATTGCCGGAGCAATTGGCGAGAGTGGTTCGTTGTTGGGTACTCTGCCCCCGGCACCACTGGCCGATGGTGAAAAAAACGGAGCTGAATTTGCTGCCAGTGTTGGTGCTAAGTCGCTGGCTGAACTACGGGCAATGCCTGCCGACAAACTGCTCGAAGAGACCGCAAAAGTGGCGTTTGGGCGTTTCTCGGCCACGGTCGACGGTTATTTCTTTCCGAAGCCGCCCGCGCAGCTTTTTGCGGCTGGCGAACAGGCTCATGTGCCATTGCTGGTGGGCTGGAATTCGGAAGAGATGAATTATCGGGCTGTGTTGGGGCCGGAAAAGCCAACGACCGAAAATTATGCTAAAGCCGTACAGAAGCTTTATGGCGATCGTGCCGATGAGGTCTTGAAACTGTATCCGGCCAAAACCGACGATGATGTTATTCAGGCGGCTACCGATCTGGCCAGCGATCGGTTTATTGGATATAGCACCTGGAAGTGGGCCGATATGCAGAGCAAAACCGGTGCTAAACCCGTATATCGGTATTTGTATTCGCGCCCACGGCCTGCCATGACTCCCGAAATGGGAAATGCCGCTCCCGGTTTGGCAGGTGGTGTTGTTAAAAACAGCGACGCCCCCAAAGCTCCACCCGCTCGTGGTGCCGTTCACTCTGCCGAAATCGAATATGCAATGGGCAACCTGTCGACCAACAAAGTGTATGCCTGGACACCCGACGACTATAAGGTGTCGGAAGTGATGCAGAACTATTTCGCCAACTTTATAAAAACCGGTAACCCTAATGGACCGGGTTTGCCGAAGTGGGAACCCATCAAACAGGGTGGAACAGTACCAGTAATGCACATCGATGTAAATACTCGCCAGGAACCTGAGCATAGCAGAGCGCGCTACCTCTTTCTGGACCCGCTCTACAATAAGCAGTAG
- a CDS encoding capsule assembly Wzi family protein → MKLLRIALAWLVSTSLAVAQSDSLPLKGSVTIDAELTAILASISRTPFWLQANQYGTIPVNNPAGLARIGVSGQWRLSDSRPQRYVSYGVEAVGAVASPSSSVVLPQAYVSLDLGHFSLWGGRKKEIIGLGDSTLSSGFYSWSGNALPITKIQIGTNGFTPLGFTRGILAVHAFFAHGWFANSDSMQQSYLHQKAIYVRIGRPNWRIRLTGGILHNAQWGGHSPYLSPIVARDGQLPHSLKDYWYVVTTQQPDELESTNHTAFDGINRFGNHLGSIDLGAELSLGQWQAIGYYQHPFEDKSGVAFANFPDGLYGFRLKRPLTRQTGFQLQHILFEYLNTMNQSGPMSSTGQHYDGRDDYFNNYQYLDGWVQKQHVIGTPFLTRRQDLRPELQNAKPNLSIYSQWAIANNRVQMYYMGLGGAFASGIRIQAQLSYSHNYGTFRTPFDQSVSQFSGVCWLTWPLRWLGGSELKTAIALDQGKLYENSLGGRISLRKVWKSGK, encoded by the coding sequence GTGAAACTACTACGAATAGCCCTGGCTTGGCTGGTTAGCACAAGTCTGGCAGTTGCTCAATCGGATTCGTTGCCATTAAAAGGTTCGGTAACCATCGATGCCGAACTAACAGCGATACTGGCATCAATCAGCCGAACGCCTTTCTGGCTTCAGGCCAATCAGTACGGAACCATACCGGTAAACAATCCGGCTGGTCTGGCTCGAATTGGAGTAAGCGGCCAATGGCGTCTTTCAGACAGTCGCCCGCAACGGTACGTAAGCTATGGAGTCGAAGCCGTGGGGGCAGTTGCAAGTCCATCGTCGTCGGTTGTGTTGCCGCAGGCTTATGTCTCCCTCGATTTAGGTCATTTTAGCCTGTGGGGGGGGCGCAAAAAGGAAATTATTGGCCTGGGCGATTCTACCCTGTCGTCGGGTTTCTATTCGTGGTCGGGCAATGCGTTGCCTATTACAAAAATACAGATTGGTACGAACGGATTTACACCCCTTGGTTTTACGCGTGGCATTCTAGCTGTACATGCTTTTTTTGCGCACGGCTGGTTTGCTAACTCCGATTCCATGCAACAGTCATACCTGCATCAGAAAGCCATTTACGTTCGCATTGGGCGACCAAACTGGCGAATTCGTTTAACGGGAGGCATTCTGCATAATGCACAGTGGGGTGGGCATTCCCCTTATTTGTCGCCTATTGTAGCCCGCGATGGACAACTACCCCATTCGCTTAAAGATTATTGGTACGTAGTAACGACCCAACAACCAGACGAACTTGAGTCGACCAATCATACGGCTTTCGATGGGATCAACCGGTTTGGCAATCATCTGGGTTCTATTGATCTGGGGGCTGAATTGAGCCTGGGACAATGGCAGGCAATAGGCTATTATCAACATCCGTTTGAAGACAAGTCGGGTGTCGCATTTGCCAATTTCCCGGATGGCTTATATGGCTTTCGACTGAAACGGCCACTAACCCGGCAAACGGGTTTTCAGCTACAGCACATTCTGTTCGAATACCTGAACACGATGAATCAGAGCGGCCCAATGTCAAGCACGGGTCAGCACTACGACGGCCGCGACGATTATTTCAATAATTATCAGTATCTGGATGGATGGGTGCAGAAACAGCATGTAATCGGAACGCCCTTTCTGACCCGCCGTCAGGACCTTCGACCAGAATTGCAAAATGCTAAACCCAACCTGAGTATCTACAGTCAGTGGGCCATTGCCAACAACCGGGTTCAGATGTATTATATGGGGCTGGGCGGTGCCTTTGCGTCGGGGATTCGTATCCAGGCCCAATTGTCCTATAGCCATAATTACGGAACGTTCCGTACGCCGTTCGATCAGTCAGTTAGCCAGTTTTCGGGTGTATGCTGGCTAACGTGGCCGTTGCGGTGGCTGGGCGGATCGGAACTGAAAACGGCCATTGCACTCGATCAGGGAAAACTGTATGAAAACAGCCTCGGCGGACGAATCAGCCTTAGAAAAGTCTGGAAGTCTGGAAAGTGA
- a CDS encoding acyltransferase, giving the protein MSTTLRHIKNLDGVRGIAALLVMLVHGGHGRFEGGWVGVDLFFVLSGYLITSLLQNEYQKTDSIDFRKFYARRALRLFPALLIGILLCNMIWPYWFRTGGGNRTIANLASLLYVNNCIPGNLSGPLGHLWSLSVEEHFYLFWPLIVSLFVFRIRFTSRLWFVGILIAVVSIFRIYVYRLGDPTFGLFALDSYRFTFCRIDAILLGSGLAIYLKHSSKPTDSSKASPVALICLLGLLAIVATTIKRDNVLWNEGGFILTDLICLLIVVTAIRLPDQWLLTNKLIRWVGTRSYGLYVYHIPIFFAFELFREPHSTSNLLIITVLRFAVSGLVAELSYRYIEQPILKHKKHFTVSSDQLALKPIE; this is encoded by the coding sequence ATGTCAACCACGCTTAGGCATATAAAAAATCTCGATGGTGTACGCGGAATTGCTGCTCTGCTGGTTATGCTCGTTCACGGGGGTCATGGTCGGTTCGAAGGCGGCTGGGTAGGTGTCGACTTATTTTTCGTGCTGAGCGGCTATCTGATCACCTCTCTGCTACAGAATGAATACCAGAAAACCGATTCAATCGATTTCAGGAAATTTTATGCCCGACGTGCCCTACGCTTATTTCCGGCTCTCCTGATTGGCATTCTGCTCTGCAATATGATCTGGCCATACTGGTTCCGAACCGGTGGCGGAAATCGCACGATAGCTAATCTGGCCAGTCTTTTGTACGTCAACAATTGCATTCCAGGCAATTTATCAGGCCCGTTAGGGCACTTGTGGTCACTATCGGTCGAAGAGCACTTCTATCTGTTCTGGCCGCTGATCGTATCGTTGTTTGTTTTCCGAATTCGCTTTACCAGCCGGTTATGGTTTGTGGGCATACTGATTGCAGTAGTCTCAATTTTCAGAATCTACGTTTACCGCCTGGGCGATCCTACCTTTGGTTTGTTTGCGCTGGACTCGTATCGTTTCACTTTTTGCCGAATCGATGCCATTCTGCTGGGTTCAGGACTTGCTATTTATCTGAAGCATTCATCCAAACCAACAGATTCATCCAAAGCATCGCCCGTTGCGCTCATTTGTCTATTAGGTTTGCTGGCTATTGTTGCCACAACCATCAAACGCGACAATGTGCTGTGGAATGAAGGCGGATTTATTCTGACCGATCTAATCTGTCTGCTTATTGTGGTAACGGCTATTAGGCTTCCCGACCAATGGTTACTGACCAATAAACTGATCCGCTGGGTCGGCACGCGATCGTATGGGTTATATGTGTATCACATTCCCATCTTTTTCGCGTTTGAGCTTTTCCGGGAGCCGCACAGCACCAGCAATCTGCTGATCATTACCGTTTTGCGATTTGCGGTTTCGGGGCTTGTTGCTGAATTATCGTACCGCTACATTGAACAGCCTATCCTGAAGCACAAAAAACACTTTACGGTTTCCAGCGATCAACTGGCCCTGAAGCCCATTGAGTAG
- a CDS encoding acyltransferase encodes MTHTTNSPFTSSPIHIRFLDGLRALAALYVVVHHQQQPLPSGQRPMFDQVMYRLFFHGHYAVDLFIVISGFCLMMPVLRNNLHLASNSPLRFFQKRAQRILPPYFLAMGLSLLLIATLIGQKTGTRWDASIPVTPFDLVTHALMLHDVFMSTASKINGVFWSIAVEWRIYLFFPLLLFCWRRWGSVPATLTTILFGYAIWHFLSVMRFPAINLTQWGLCPHYLGLFGIGMFAAHLAYSNRIGSDRLDKLPWATLLIGLGAVIILVTRFDTLLPWVYVDLLVGISAGLLLVALGIGKLSRLNALFSWQPLVAMGTFSYSIYLIHMPLIQLIQQYLIFPLHLNRTGTTLYLFLIGTALIVCCSYVFYLLAERPFVPKKIARPQVGTITVS; translated from the coding sequence ATGACACACACAACCAATTCACCATTCACATCTTCCCCTATTCACATCCGTTTTCTGGATGGGTTGCGCGCGCTGGCCGCTCTGTATGTAGTTGTTCATCATCAGCAACAACCTCTGCCATCGGGGCAGCGCCCCATGTTTGACCAGGTCATGTACCGGCTCTTTTTTCATGGGCACTACGCTGTCGATTTGTTCATTGTGATTTCGGGTTTCTGCTTAATGATGCCTGTCCTGCGCAATAACCTCCATCTGGCCAGTAACTCACCCCTGCGGTTTTTCCAGAAGCGAGCCCAGCGAATTTTACCCCCCTATTTTCTGGCAATGGGATTATCGCTACTTCTCATTGCCACATTAATTGGCCAAAAAACAGGTACTCGCTGGGATGCCTCCATTCCTGTAACCCCGTTTGATCTGGTCACTCATGCGCTTATGCTCCATGACGTTTTTATGAGTACGGCGTCGAAAATCAACGGCGTTTTCTGGTCAATCGCCGTCGAATGGCGGATTTATCTGTTCTTCCCGCTTCTTCTCTTCTGCTGGCGTCGGTGGGGGAGCGTTCCGGCAACATTAACCACTATTCTCTTCGGGTATGCGATCTGGCATTTTCTGTCGGTTATGCGGTTTCCGGCAATTAATTTAACCCAATGGGGCTTATGTCCCCATTATCTGGGGCTGTTTGGCATTGGTATGTTCGCAGCCCACCTGGCCTACTCGAACCGTATTGGCAGCGATAGGCTGGATAAACTGCCCTGGGCTACACTACTAATCGGTCTTGGCGCTGTTATTATTCTCGTTACCCGGTTCGATACCCTCCTTCCCTGGGTATATGTCGACCTGCTGGTGGGCATTAGCGCCGGGCTGTTACTGGTTGCTCTGGGAATTGGCAAACTGAGCCGACTCAATGCCCTCTTCTCCTGGCAACCTCTCGTTGCAATGGGAACGTTTTCGTACAGCATTTATCTGATTCATATGCCACTGATTCAGCTCATTCAGCAGTACCTGATTTTTCCATTACACCTGAACCGAACCGGTACAACTCTGTACCTCTTCTTAATCGGCACTGCACTCATTGTCTGTTGTTCGTATGTATTTTACCTATTGGCGGAGCGCCCATTTGTGCCCAAAAAAATCGCTCGTCCTCAGGTCGGCACCATTACGGTATCCTGA